AAGGCCACGGAGGAGCTGCGGAGGGACTGCTCGTTCAGGACCATGAACCCCTCCACGTAGTCCACCAGCTCTGGCATTGAGACCAGCAGCTCCTGGTCCTTGGTGAACGTCTCGAAGCTGTCGTAGAAGGCCCTCACCCATCTCACCTAATAATCATAGAAAATTATCGGCCAAAGCTGCTTTTAGTTACCAGCTTTCCTGATTTCTTTCTATTTCTGCTACCAGCTAGAGAGGAAGCAGATCGAGGGCGTGCGCAATTGTGTCTGTGTACCTTGGGCGGAGCAACTTGCAGCGGAATCCTTGCGCGGGTTATGATACCGAACTGGCCAAGCCCACCAAGTACGGCGAAGAAAAGCTCCGGGCTCTGGGTGGGCGAGCATGTCACCACCTCCCCTGTGCCTGCAACCGACGGGACAAACAACACATAAACAACCGGCAAAGGAACAAAGGCCACCGATCACCCgtatcttttctttctttctttctttctttcaccGAAgaaaagggagggagagagagagacacgGAAAAGAGAGATCAATTAGGCGCGCGGCAGATGGTGCACGCGAGCAGCGAGGCCGTGCGGAAGTGCATGATGCGTGTACGGCGCGCGTAACGTACCTGTGACCACCTCCAGCTGCAGCACGTTGCTGATCTGCGGGCCGTGCTTGAACGCCTGCCCGCTGATGCCGCCGTTCGACAGCGTCCCGCCCACGGTCAGGTACAGGTAGTCCGTCCACGACCGCGGCGCCAGCCCGGCCCTCAGGCACTCCTCCAGCACCTCCACCCACAGCGCGCCGCCGCCCACGTCCGCgtacgccgcgccgccgccgtccccgtccccgcgtCGCACCACCTCCACGAGGCGCGGCAGGGCGCGCGTCTCCACCACAATGCCGCCGCGCGCCTGGGCCTGCCCGTGGAGCGAGTGCCCCGCGCCGCGCGCCGCCACGGCCGccttcggccccggccccggccccgtcGACGACAGCGCGCCCAGGAGCCGCGCGATGTCGGCGGGGGACCCGGGCTGCATGACCGCGATGGCCGCCTCCGAGACCACGCCGCCGAAGTCGCGTGCCGCGGATGCTGTCGGCTCCAGCAGCGCCACGGGGCCGAACACGTCGGAGGGGCTCTGTATGAAATTCACCGACGAGCAGAGCAGTAGGGCCACGATCCCGGCGTACGTGCACAGCACCTTGCCCTCCATGGCTAGCTGGCTATAGTGTCTTGCTGTGTGATGTAGCTACTATTAGCTTTCACAGGGGCATGCGCATTTGGTTGCCGCTTGCCGGTGCACGGGGCCAAGACGGAAGAATAAGGTCGCGACGTGCCGTGCTCACGTCCCCGTCAAGATCGATCTTGGGTTCCCACAAGAACTGTGGACGGATGGAACAGCAAGGAAGAAGCAGCAAGAGCCACCAGGAAGCTCACTGAGTGCATTATATATAGCCGGTGTCGTCGCTACCGATGCCGGGCCCGAGAATCTTAGTTTGATCCTATTAAAGCTGTCTCAAGCATATTGTGCATATGATACTATTTTATATTGTATACTACACTATTTATAGTAAATTTTTAAATAAAAAATAAGATGATATGTATGATAGGTAAGCTGCTCCAATGCCAACGTGGGACAGTACCATCAGCTGACATGGTGGTCTAAACGATCGGTATCGACCTCTTCACGCGCAGTGCAATGTGGCACGATCAGTCGGTCGGTCTAAACAACATCGAGTATGTTGGGGTCCGTTTGGTTACGGGACAGTCAGGACTATACATGTCCATTCGTGTGTGTCGGGCCGGCACGGCACGGGCACGGCCAAGCACAGCACGTTACTGTGCGTGCCGGGCACGGCACGATCCTACTTCCGTGCCGTGCCGTGCTGGCCCGCGGGCTAAACTGTTGGCACAAGCACGGCACGAAAGTGGCTTAAACGGGTTGTGTCGTGCCGTGCCTCTGGCCCGGTCAGCCCATAGGGCCGGGCTGACCCGAAGCACAGTAATTTCACAATAAACAGCTGAATCAAATTTCACACAGTTCATATATCAAATTTCAGTCAATTCACACAGTTCCTATATCAGATTTCACACAGTTCCTATATCAGATTTCAGTCAATTCACACAGTTCACAAAACATCTCAGAAACAAAATCACAGTTCACAAAAGTTTATGCAAACAATATACTAATGGAGCCTTAGTGCaatgctgcctcattaaaaaccttcctaggtaaaaactcacacctcgtgagaaaaccctaggAAGAAAAAGAGTAGAGCCAGCTCCTATATAGGTTCAATTTAAGTCCAGAGTTTAATAGTTCATCACAAGTTACAACAGAAGAACAGAGTATAGTAATAGCAATAATTCAGCTGCTCAAGATCTACCCGCTCCACCAGATCCTCCACCTCTTCTTTCTTTGCCTCCACCAGTTTCTTCTAGGTACATTGCTTCAAAAACAACTTCAAGTTCTTTGGTATCTTTCTCCACCGTGTGCTGACTATGCAAGTCAGCAAGCTCCCAGTCCTTTATGCAAGACAAAACTTCAACCATATCAGGAGTTAGGCGCCGCCGTCGGTCTTCAAGCACCCTGCCAGCTAAACTGAAAGTGGACTCTGATGATACAGTGGAAGCAGGCACAATTATAACATCTTTAGCAAGTATAGAAAGCACAGGATATGTCAACTTGTGTCGCTGCCACCAGTTTAGAAGAATGAAATCAGAGTCAAACTGGGTGACAGTATCACTATCAAGATATGATGACAACTCAGATATAGCAGCAGCAGTAGATGATACAGCTGTAGGAGTAGCTCTAGTAGATTGGGAAGGCATAAGGATATCATCCCCATATATGTCATCCCATGCCTCTGTAGCCTTACCTGCCGTACCAGCACTCTTATGTTGTTGTGCACTCAAGCACACTTCACCAAATTTCAATTCATATATCTGAAAAATCTTAGTTAGTTTAGACCGAATGTATGTAGGATACCTTGAATAATCAGTTCCATTAAGTCCAGACAACCTCATAAGAAGCTTATTAAACCCCCTCATTTTTGCTCTAGGATCCAATACAAAAGCAAAGCAATATAAAACAGGTATCTTCCTCCAATATTTCAAATATTTTGTTTTCATAGGAACAATAGCATCTCTAAGCAAAGCATcattttcaaaagcatttagatGTCTAGCAATTTTAAGTATATGATGAAGCATCAATGTTGAAGTAGGATAATAAATTCCAGACAAAGCAACAGTTGTATCATAAAATAACTCAAGAAAAGATAGAATTCTATCAGCAATGTTCCTTCCAGTATGAGCCACTTCAATTGGTCTTAAACCTAGCAACCTTTTTTCTAACTCCCAATCAGAATTGACGTAATGAGCAACTACACTTATGTAATCTTCTTTAGTCTTTCCTGACCAGATATCAGATGTAATAGCAATAGATGACACAGACTTTTTCAAAGTTTCCATTAATTTGTCCATACGTTCATTATAAAGCTTGATTAGCTCTCTAGCAATAGTTTGTCTAGATGTTTTAACAAATCTAGGATTATGAGCATTCACAATATATTCTTCAAATGCATCACATTCAACAAAGGAAATAGGTAAATCTGTTCTAGCAATCAAACGACACAATTCAATATGTGCCCTAGCATCAGAGTACTCCCAATGCATTAGTGAACCATCAGGATTATATTTAAGCATAGATTGAATTCTACCAGATCGTTCCTTTTCTTTCTTAGCAGCACAAGTATCAACATGGCGTAGCAAATGTCCAGTGCCACCAGAGGATTTAGCAGAAAATGTAGCCTTACAGTGGATGCATATGGCAGAGACCCTTACCCTCCTACCATTCACCAAATCTTTTACCTCTGTGAAGTCATTCCAAGCTTTAGACCTCTTCTTCCCTGGTCTATCACCTTCAACCGTGCTCTCATCGGTCGGGCTCGTCGATCCCGTCCCAGTACCACCACCAACAGGCTCTGGCTCAAGGTCCACATTGACAGCAGCATCTGCGCTGCTGCCGAGGATGAAATGTCGAGCATCCTCAGCATCGTTGTGGTCCTGCAGCCtcatctccgcggcctcggcggcTGGATCTAAGTCCATTTCCATGGCCGCACACCTGCTGGACCCCCAATTCCTCTGCGGCTCCGGTTCCTCAACGGCGAGCGGCACCAACCTAATCGGTCGGCGGCCTGAGCACAAAACAAGAGAGGATTAGCGACAATTAGTGGATTAGAGAGGAGAGGAAGATGGAGATTGGAGATTACCTGCACAGCCAGAGCACCGGAGAAGAGAGGAAGATGGAGATCCACCGACGACGGTTAGGGTTAGGgacttagggttagggttagccaTTAGCGGTAGCTGCTTGGGGTTGGGAGTAGCCGAGTAGACAGTAGAGGTAGATCCACAACCACAGTCCACACTCCACAGTACATAGGAGGGAGAGAAGAGGCTCTGGTTCGGCGGTTCCTCAACGGCTCAACTCAAATGGTGATGCGACGATCGGACGACGACGACCGAGCTATGAGCATGGGAAGACGCGAAGGGATGAAGCCAAGGAAGAAAAGACCTAGTCCATACCAACGCGTCGACGTGGATGACCGGAGGGAGAGAAGAGGCTCCGGTTCGGTGGTTCCTCAACGGCGAAACCGGCGATGCGACGACGACGACCGAGTAGCCGAGAAGAGGCCACAGCGACGACGACGAGGCCACGACGACGACCGAGCCGCGAGCGAGATGAGGCGGCCAGCGACGGTCGGCGAGATTGGGGATTTGGGGCTAGGGTTTAGACAGTCGCCACTCGCCAGTCGCCAAGAGAAGGAGAGACCGAGGGAGACTGGGAGAGTGAGGGCGTGAGGCGGCCGCCGTGTTTGTGGACCATGCGAGTGAAAGATTTGGGGGCGCCTAGGGTTTTCTCGGGCCGGTACCGTGCCTACCAAATTTCCGGGCCGGGCCCGTGCCGCCACGCGGGCTGCTAC
This portion of the Zea mays cultivar B73 chromosome 2, Zm-B73-REFERENCE-NAM-5.0, whole genome shotgun sequence genome encodes:
- the LOC100526753 gene encoding cytokinin dehydrogenase 12, with product MEGKVLCTYAGIVALLLCSSVNFIQSPSDVFGPVALLEPTASAARDFGGVVSEAAIAVMQPGSPADIARLLGALSSTGPGPGPKAAVAARGAGHSLHGQAQARGGIVVETRALPRLVEVVRRGDGDGGGAAYADVGGGALWVEVLEECLRAGLAPRSWTDYLYLTVGGTLSNGGISGQAFKHGPQISNVLQLEVVTGTGEVVTCSPTQSPELFFAVLGGLGQFGIITRARIPLQVAPPKVRWVRAFYDSFETFTKDQELLVSMPELVDYVEGFMVLNEQSLRSSSVAFPAQVNFRPDFGSDDGTNKKVCYYYCIEFAVHDFQRQDSAADHVVDLVSGKLSYLRPHAYSVEVAYWDFLNRVRMEEESLRRRGLWDVPHPWLNLFVPRHGVARFMDLLMATIAQGDFEGPVLVYPLLTHRWDGNMSAVVPAAPDGVMYVFSVLRSTDPARCGRACMERILEQHRRVADEACRRLGAKQYLARQPSLAHWRDHFGASWDRFVARKARFDPMNVLGPGQGIFPWTDSSSSPM